A window from Callithrix jacchus isolate 240 chromosome 17, calJac240_pri, whole genome shotgun sequence encodes these proteins:
- the NKTR gene encoding NK-tumor recognition protein isoform X5, protein MFQLFSDICPKTCKNFLCLCSGEKGLGKTTGKKLCYKGSTFHRVVKNFMIQGGDFSEGNGKGGESIYGGYFKDENFILKHDRAFLLSMANRGKHTNGSQFFITTKPAPHLDGVHVVFGLVISGFEVIEQIENLKTDAASRPYADVRVIDCGVLATKSVKDVFEKKRKKPAHSEDLDSSSNSSSSSESSSESEIEHERSRRRKRKRRPKAKRSKKRRKEASSSEEPRNEHVMSPKGHSERSDTNEKRSVDANAKREKPVVRPEEIPPVPENRFLLRRDMPVATAEPEPKIPDVAPIVSDQKPSVSKSGRKIKGRGTIRYHTPPRSRSCSESDDDDSSETPPHWKEEMQRLRAYRPPSGEKWSKGDKLSDPCSSRWDERSLSQRSRSWSYNGYYSDLSTARHSDGHHRKRRKEKKVKHKKKGKKQKHCRRHKQTRKRRILMPSDIESSKSSTRRMKSSCDRERSSRSSSISSHHSSKRDWSKSDKDVQSSLTHSSRDSYRSKSHSRSYSRGSSRSKTASKSSHSRSRSKSRSSSKSEHQKRASKSPRRTASQLSENKPIKTEPLRATMAQNENVVVQPVVAENIPVIPLSDSPPPSRWKPGQKPWKPSYERIQEMKAKTTHLLPIQSTYSLANIKETGSSSSYRKREKNSESDQSTYSKYSDRSSESSPRSRSRSSRSRSYSRSYTRSRSLASSHLRSRSPSSRSHSRNKYSDHSQCSRSSSYTSVSSDDGRRAKRKLRSSRKKNSVSHKRHSSSSEKTVHSKYVKGGDRSSCQRRYSESRSSLDYSSDSEQSSVRATQPAQEREKQGQMGRTHIKQEKNRGEEKSRPERECPHSKKRTLKETLSDRFRNGSKPRKKNYAGSKWDSESNSERDVAKNSRNDSQLSSDKEEGEATSDSESEGSEIHIKVKPTTKASAHSSLPGDKGAWKSSKRRTSTSNSEGSCSNSENNRGKPQKHKHGSKENLKREHTKKVKEKLKGKKDKKHKAPKRKQAFHWQPPLEFGEEEEEEIDDKQVAQESEEKKVSENSETVKDNIPETEKSCEEGSLSGKHDTVTVSSGFDQFTKDDNKLSLSPTALNTEENVACSQSIRHVEERVPSGGEDVLQTDDNMEICTPDRSSPAKVEEASPLGNAHLATPDTNVVLKQDMAAEHSEAVVVKQEQESSMSESKALGEVGKQDSGSASLASAGESSGKKEVADKSQVNLIDKKWKPLQGVGNLAAPTAATSGAVGVKALTTVAEVKPQGLRIEIKSKNKVRPGSLFDEVRKTARLNRRPRNQESSSDEQTPSRDGESQSRSPSRSRSKSETKSRHRARSASYSHSRSRSRSSTSSYRSRSYSRSRSRGWYSRGRTRSRSSSYRSYKSHRTSSRSRSRSSSYDPHSRSSRSYTYDSYDSRSRSRSRSQRSDSYRRGRSYNRRSRSCRSDGSDSETDRSYSHHRSPSESSRYS, encoded by the exons ATGTTTCAGCTCTTCTCAGACATATGTCCAAAAACATGCAAAAACTTCCTCTGCCTATGCTCAG gagagAAAGGCCTTGGGAAAACAACCGGGAAGAAGTTATGTTATAAAGGCTCCACGTTCCATCGTGTGGTTAAAAACTTCATGATTCAGGGTGGGGACTTCAGTGAAG GTAATGGAAAAGGTGGAGAATCAATTTATGGTGGATATTTTAAAG ATGAAAACTTTATTCTCAAACATGACAGAGCGTTCCTTTTGTCAATGGCTAATCGAGGGAAACATACCAATGGTTCCCAGTTTTTCAT TACCACAAAGCCTGCTCCACACCTGGATGG GGTGCATGTCGTCTTTGGACTGGTTATTTCTGGTTTTGAAGTAATCGAACAAATTGAAAATCTGAAAACTGATGCTGCAAGCAGACCGTATGCAGATGTGCGAGTTATTGACTGTGGGGTACTTGCCACAAAATCAGTGAAAGACG tttttgagaaaaaaaggaagaaaccagctcaTTCAGAAGACTTGGATTCCTCTTCcaattcctcttcctcttcagagTCATCTTCGGAAAGTGAAATTGAACATGAGAGAAGCAGAAGGAGGAAACGTAAGAGGAGGCCAAAAGCTAAACGTTctaaaaagaggagaaaggaagcaagcagTTCAGAAGAGCCAAGGAATGAACATGTAATGAGCCCCAAAGG TCACTCTGAGAGGAGTGATACCAATGAAAAAAGGTCAGTTGATGCCAATGCTAAAAGGGAAAAGCCTGTGGTCCGTCCAGAAGAAATTCCTCCAGTGCCTGAGAACCGATTTTTACTGAGAAGAGATATGCCTGTTGCGACTGCGGAACCTGAACC GAAGATTCCTGATGTTGCACCCATTGTAAGTGATCAGAAACCATCTGTATCAAAGTCTGGACGGAAGATTAAAGGACGGGGCACAATT CGTTATCACACACCTCCAAGATCCAGATCCTGTTCTGAGTCAGATGATGATGACAGCAGTGAAACACCTCCTCACTGGAAGGAGGAGATGCAGAGATTGCGAGCATACAGACCACCTAGTGGGGAAAAATGGAGCAAAGGAGATAA GTTAAGTGACCCCTGTTCAAGCCGATGGGATGAAAGAAGCTTGTCCCAGAGATCAAGGTCATGGTCCTATAATGGATATTATTCAGACCTTAGTACAGCAAGACACTCTGATGGCCACCATAGGAAacgcagaaaagagaaaaaagttaagcataaaaagaaagggaaaaagcaaaaacattgcAGAAGACACAAACAAACTAGGAAGAGAAGGATTCTTATGCCGTCTGACATAGAATCCTCAAAATCTTCCACTCGGAGAATGAAATCCTCTTGTGATAGAGAAAGGAGTTCTCGTTCTTCCTCAATATCGTCTCATCACTCATCAAAGAGAGACTGGTCTAAATCTGATAAGGATGTTCAGAGCTCTTTAACCCATTCCAGCAGAGACTCATACAGATCGAAATCTCACTCACGGTCGTATTCTAGAGGAAGCTCAAGATCAAAGACGGCATCAAAGTCCTCACATTCTCGAAGTAGATCGAAGTCCAGATCTAGTTCCAAGTCTGAGCACCAAAAGAGAGCATCAAAATCACCAAGAAGAACAGCTTCTCAGTTAAGCGAAAATAAACCAATTAAAACAGAACCTTTAAGAGCAACCATGGCCCAAAATGAGAATGTAGTAGTACAACCCGTTGTAGCAGAAAATATTCCTGTAATACCACTGAGTGACAGTCCCCCCCCTTCAAGATGGAAGCCTGGACAGAAACCTTGGAAGCCCTCTTATGAGCGAATTCAGGAAATGAAAGCTAAAACAACCCACTTGCTGCCCATCCAAAGCACTTACAGTTTAGCAAATATTAAAGAGACTGGTAGCTCATCATCCTACcgtaaaagagaaaagaattcagaaagtGATCAGAGCACTTATTCAAAATACAGTGATAGAAGTTCAGAAAGCTCACCAAGGTCAAGGAGCAGATCTTCTAGGAGTAGATCTTATTCCAGATCATATACAAGATCACGTAGTCTAGCTAGTTCACATTTAAGGTCTAGGTCTCCATCATCTAGATCTCATTCCCGAAATAAATACAGTGATCATTCACAGTGTAGTAGATCATCTTCATATACTTCAGTTAGCAGTGATGATGGAAGACGAGCTAAGAGGAAACTTAGATCCAGTAGGAAAAAAAACAGCGTTTCCCATAAAAGGCACAGCAGCAGCTCTGAAAAGACAGTTCACAGTAAATACGTGAAAGGTGGAGACAGGTCTTCATGTCAGAGAAGGTATAGCGAGAGCAGATCATCTTTGGATTATTCTTCAGACAGTGAGCAGTCAAGTGTTCGGGCTacacagccagcccaggaaaGAGAGAAGCAGGGCCAAATGGGAAGAACAcatattaaacaagaaaaaaacagaggtgAAGAGAAATCCAGGCCTGAACGGGAATGCCCTcattcaaagaaaagaactttgaaagaGACTCTTTCTGATCGCTTTAGAAATGGCAGTAAGCCCAGAAAGAAGAATTATGCTGGGAGTAAATGGGACTCTGAGTCAAATTCAGAACGAGATGTAGCTAAAAACAGTAGAAATGACTCGCAGCTATCGTCTGACAAGGAGGAAGGTGAGGCCACATCCGATTCCGAATCAGAGGGCAGTGAAATTCACATCAAAGTCAAACCCACAACAAAGGCGTCCGCACATTCTTCACTGCCTGGTGACAAGGGCGCTTGGAAATCAAGCAAACGGCGCACATCAACCTCCAATTCCGAGGGCTCTTGTTCCAATTCTGAAAACAATAGAGGAAAGCCACAGAAGCACAAACATGGGTCAAAGGAAAATCTTAAAAGAGAACAcaccaaaaaagtgaaagagaaattgaaagggaagaaagacaAGAAGCACAAGGCTCCAAAGCGAAAGCAAGCGTTTCACTGGCAGCCTCCACTAGAATTtggtgaagaggaggaggaggagattgaTGACAAGCAGGTTGCTCAGGAGTCAGAAGAGAAAAAGGTTTCTGAAAACAGTGAAACCGTGAAAGATAATATTCCAGAAACAGAGAAATCATGTGAAGAGGGCAGCCTTTCAGGTAAACATGATACAGTGACTGTTTCATCAGGTTTTGATCAGTTTACTAAAGATGATAATAAACTCAGCCTTTCTCCCACAGCTTTAAATACTGAGGAAAATGTGGCCTGTTCGCAAAGCATTCGGCATGTTGAAGAACGTGTTCCCAGTGGAGGGGAAGATGTGCTTCAAACAGATGACAACATGGAGATCTGTACCCCTGACAGGAGTTCCCCAGCAAAGGTAGAGGAGGCTTCCCCTCTGGGAAATGCACACCTTGCTACCCCAGATACAAACGTCGTTCTGAAGCAGGATATGGCAGCAGAACATTCTGAAGCAGTGGTAGTAAAACAGGAACAGGAAAGCAGCATGTCTGAAAGTAAAGCGTTGGGTGAAGTGGGGAAACAGGACAGTGGCTCTGCTAGCTTGGCTAGTGCTGGAGAAAGTTCTGGGAAGAAGGAGGTGGCTGACAAGAGCCAGGTCAACCTCATTGATAAGAAATGGAAGCCCCTGCAAGGTGTGGGGAACCTGGCAGCACCCACGGCTGCCACATCTGGTGCTGTGGGAGTTAAGGCGTTGACCACTGTGGCCGAAGTGAAACCACAAGGCTTGAGAatagaaattaaaagcaaaaataaagtccGGCCTGGGTCTCTCTTTGATGAAGTAAGAAAGACCGCGCGCTTAAACCGTAGACCAAGAAATCAGGAAAGCTCAAGTGATGAGCAGACGCCTAGTCGGGACGGTGAGAGCCAGTCCAGGAGTCCGAGTAGATCTCGAAGCAAATCCGAAACCAAATCAAGGCACAGAGCAAGGTCTGCCTCCTATAGTCACTCAAGAAGTCGGTCGAGAAGTTCCACGTCTTCTTATCG ATCAAGAAGCTACTCTAGAAGTCGGAGCAGAGGCTGGTACAGCAGAGGCCGGACCAGAAGCCGGAGCAGTTCCTACCGCAGTTACAAAAGTCACAG GACGTCCAGCAGGAGCAGATCCAGGAGCAGCTCATATGATCCCCACAGTCGGTCCAG CAGGTCCTACACCTACGACAGTTACGATAGCAGGAGTCGGAGTCGAAGTAGAAGCCAGAGAAGCGACAGTTACCGCCGAGGCAGAAGTTACAATCGGCGGTCCAG GAGTTGTAGATCTGACGGCTCTGACAGTGAAACTGACCGAAGTTACTCCCATCACCGGAGCCCCAGTGAAAGCAGCAGATACAGTTGA
- the NKTR gene encoding NK-tumor recognition protein isoform X8, whose product MGAQDRPQCHFDIEINREPVGRIMFQLFSDICPKTCKNFLCLCSGEKGLGKTTGKKLCYKGSTFHRVVKNFMIQGGDFSEGNGKGGESIYGGYFKDENFILKHDRAFLLSMANRGKHTNGSQFFITTKPAPHLDGVHVVFGLVISGFEVIEQIENLKTDAASRPYADVRVIDCGVLATKSVKDVFEKKRKKPAHSEDLDSSSNSSSSSESSSESEIEHERSRRRKRKRRPKAKRSKKRRKEASSSEEPRNEHVMSPKGHSERSDTNEKRSVDANAKREKPVVRPEEIPPVPENRFLLRRDMPVATAEPEPKIPDVAPIVSDQKPSVSKSGRKIKGRGTIRYHTPPRSRSCSESDDDDSSETPPHWKEEMQRLRAYRPPSGEKWSKGDKLSDPCSSRWDERSLSQRSRSWSYNGYYSDLSTARHSDGHHRKRRKEKKVKHKKKGKKQKHCRRHKQTRKRRILMPSDIESSKSSTRRMKSSCDRERSSRSSSISSHHSSKRDWSKSDKDVQSSLTHSSRDSYRSKSHSRSYSRGSSRSKTASKSSHSRSRSKSRSSSKSEHQKRASKSPRRTASQLSENKPIKTEPLRATMAQNENVVVQPVVAENIPVIPLSDSPPPSRWKPGQKPWKPSYERIQEMKAKTTHLLPIQSTYSLANIKETGSSSSYRKREKNSESDQSTYSKYSDRSSESSPRSRSRSSRSRSYSRSYTRSRSLASSHLRSRSPSSRSHSRNKYSDHSQCSRSSSYTSVSSDDGRRAKRKLRSSRKKNSVSHKRHSSSSEKTVHSKYVKGGDRSSCQRRYSESRSSLDYSSDSEQSSVRATQPAQEREKQGQMGRTHIKQEKNRGEEKSRPERECPHSKKRTLKETLSDRFRNGSKPRKKNYAGSKWDSESNSERDVAKNSRNDSQLSSDKEEGEATSDSESEGSEIHIKVKPTTKASAHSSLPGDKGAWKSSKRRTSTSNSEGSCSNSENNRGKPQKHKHGSKENLKREHTKKVKEKLKGKKDKKHKAPKRKQAFHWQPPLEFGEEEEEEIDDKQVAQESEEKKVSENSETVKDNIPETEKSCEEGSLSALNTEENVACSQSIRHVEERVPSGGEDVLQTDDNMEICTPDRSSPAKVEEASPLGNAHLATPDTNVVLKQDMAAEHSEAVVVKQEQESSMSESKALGEVGKQDSGSASLASAGESSGKKEVADKSQVNLIDKKWKPLQGVGNLAAPTAATSGAVGVKALTTVAEVKPQGLRIEIKSKNKVRPGSLFDEVRKTARLNRRPRNQESSSDEQTPSRDGESQSRSPSRSRSKSETKSRHRARSASYSHSRSRSRSSTSSYRSRSYSRSRSRGWYSRGRTRSRSSSYRSYKSHSRSYTYDSYDSRSRSRSRSQRSDSYRRGRSYNRRSRSCRSDGSDSETDRSYSHHRSPSESSRYS is encoded by the exons ttgGTCGCATTATGTTTCAGCTCTTCTCAGACATATGTCCAAAAACATGCAAAAACTTCCTCTGCCTATGCTCAG gagagAAAGGCCTTGGGAAAACAACCGGGAAGAAGTTATGTTATAAAGGCTCCACGTTCCATCGTGTGGTTAAAAACTTCATGATTCAGGGTGGGGACTTCAGTGAAG GTAATGGAAAAGGTGGAGAATCAATTTATGGTGGATATTTTAAAG ATGAAAACTTTATTCTCAAACATGACAGAGCGTTCCTTTTGTCAATGGCTAATCGAGGGAAACATACCAATGGTTCCCAGTTTTTCAT TACCACAAAGCCTGCTCCACACCTGGATGG GGTGCATGTCGTCTTTGGACTGGTTATTTCTGGTTTTGAAGTAATCGAACAAATTGAAAATCTGAAAACTGATGCTGCAAGCAGACCGTATGCAGATGTGCGAGTTATTGACTGTGGGGTACTTGCCACAAAATCAGTGAAAGACG tttttgagaaaaaaaggaagaaaccagctcaTTCAGAAGACTTGGATTCCTCTTCcaattcctcttcctcttcagagTCATCTTCGGAAAGTGAAATTGAACATGAGAGAAGCAGAAGGAGGAAACGTAAGAGGAGGCCAAAAGCTAAACGTTctaaaaagaggagaaaggaagcaagcagTTCAGAAGAGCCAAGGAATGAACATGTAATGAGCCCCAAAGG TCACTCTGAGAGGAGTGATACCAATGAAAAAAGGTCAGTTGATGCCAATGCTAAAAGGGAAAAGCCTGTGGTCCGTCCAGAAGAAATTCCTCCAGTGCCTGAGAACCGATTTTTACTGAGAAGAGATATGCCTGTTGCGACTGCGGAACCTGAACC GAAGATTCCTGATGTTGCACCCATTGTAAGTGATCAGAAACCATCTGTATCAAAGTCTGGACGGAAGATTAAAGGACGGGGCACAATT CGTTATCACACACCTCCAAGATCCAGATCCTGTTCTGAGTCAGATGATGATGACAGCAGTGAAACACCTCCTCACTGGAAGGAGGAGATGCAGAGATTGCGAGCATACAGACCACCTAGTGGGGAAAAATGGAGCAAAGGAGATAA GTTAAGTGACCCCTGTTCAAGCCGATGGGATGAAAGAAGCTTGTCCCAGAGATCAAGGTCATGGTCCTATAATGGATATTATTCAGACCTTAGTACAGCAAGACACTCTGATGGCCACCATAGGAAacgcagaaaagagaaaaaagttaagcataaaaagaaagggaaaaagcaaaaacattgcAGAAGACACAAACAAACTAGGAAGAGAAGGATTCTTATGCCGTCTGACATAGAATCCTCAAAATCTTCCACTCGGAGAATGAAATCCTCTTGTGATAGAGAAAGGAGTTCTCGTTCTTCCTCAATATCGTCTCATCACTCATCAAAGAGAGACTGGTCTAAATCTGATAAGGATGTTCAGAGCTCTTTAACCCATTCCAGCAGAGACTCATACAGATCGAAATCTCACTCACGGTCGTATTCTAGAGGAAGCTCAAGATCAAAGACGGCATCAAAGTCCTCACATTCTCGAAGTAGATCGAAGTCCAGATCTAGTTCCAAGTCTGAGCACCAAAAGAGAGCATCAAAATCACCAAGAAGAACAGCTTCTCAGTTAAGCGAAAATAAACCAATTAAAACAGAACCTTTAAGAGCAACCATGGCCCAAAATGAGAATGTAGTAGTACAACCCGTTGTAGCAGAAAATATTCCTGTAATACCACTGAGTGACAGTCCCCCCCCTTCAAGATGGAAGCCTGGACAGAAACCTTGGAAGCCCTCTTATGAGCGAATTCAGGAAATGAAAGCTAAAACAACCCACTTGCTGCCCATCCAAAGCACTTACAGTTTAGCAAATATTAAAGAGACTGGTAGCTCATCATCCTACcgtaaaagagaaaagaattcagaaagtGATCAGAGCACTTATTCAAAATACAGTGATAGAAGTTCAGAAAGCTCACCAAGGTCAAGGAGCAGATCTTCTAGGAGTAGATCTTATTCCAGATCATATACAAGATCACGTAGTCTAGCTAGTTCACATTTAAGGTCTAGGTCTCCATCATCTAGATCTCATTCCCGAAATAAATACAGTGATCATTCACAGTGTAGTAGATCATCTTCATATACTTCAGTTAGCAGTGATGATGGAAGACGAGCTAAGAGGAAACTTAGATCCAGTAGGAAAAAAAACAGCGTTTCCCATAAAAGGCACAGCAGCAGCTCTGAAAAGACAGTTCACAGTAAATACGTGAAAGGTGGAGACAGGTCTTCATGTCAGAGAAGGTATAGCGAGAGCAGATCATCTTTGGATTATTCTTCAGACAGTGAGCAGTCAAGTGTTCGGGCTacacagccagcccaggaaaGAGAGAAGCAGGGCCAAATGGGAAGAACAcatattaaacaagaaaaaaacagaggtgAAGAGAAATCCAGGCCTGAACGGGAATGCCCTcattcaaagaaaagaactttgaaagaGACTCTTTCTGATCGCTTTAGAAATGGCAGTAAGCCCAGAAAGAAGAATTATGCTGGGAGTAAATGGGACTCTGAGTCAAATTCAGAACGAGATGTAGCTAAAAACAGTAGAAATGACTCGCAGCTATCGTCTGACAAGGAGGAAGGTGAGGCCACATCCGATTCCGAATCAGAGGGCAGTGAAATTCACATCAAAGTCAAACCCACAACAAAGGCGTCCGCACATTCTTCACTGCCTGGTGACAAGGGCGCTTGGAAATCAAGCAAACGGCGCACATCAACCTCCAATTCCGAGGGCTCTTGTTCCAATTCTGAAAACAATAGAGGAAAGCCACAGAAGCACAAACATGGGTCAAAGGAAAATCTTAAAAGAGAACAcaccaaaaaagtgaaagagaaattgaaagggaagaaagacaAGAAGCACAAGGCTCCAAAGCGAAAGCAAGCGTTTCACTGGCAGCCTCCACTAGAATTtggtgaagaggaggaggaggagattgaTGACAAGCAGGTTGCTCAGGAGTCAGAAGAGAAAAAGGTTTCTGAAAACAGTGAAACCGTGAAAGATAATATTCCAGAAACAGAGAAATCATGTGAAGAGGGCAGCCTTTCAG CTTTAAATACTGAGGAAAATGTGGCCTGTTCGCAAAGCATTCGGCATGTTGAAGAACGTGTTCCCAGTGGAGGGGAAGATGTGCTTCAAACAGATGACAACATGGAGATCTGTACCCCTGACAGGAGTTCCCCAGCAAAGGTAGAGGAGGCTTCCCCTCTGGGAAATGCACACCTTGCTACCCCAGATACAAACGTCGTTCTGAAGCAGGATATGGCAGCAGAACATTCTGAAGCAGTGGTAGTAAAACAGGAACAGGAAAGCAGCATGTCTGAAAGTAAAGCGTTGGGTGAAGTGGGGAAACAGGACAGTGGCTCTGCTAGCTTGGCTAGTGCTGGAGAAAGTTCTGGGAAGAAGGAGGTGGCTGACAAGAGCCAGGTCAACCTCATTGATAAGAAATGGAAGCCCCTGCAAGGTGTGGGGAACCTGGCAGCACCCACGGCTGCCACATCTGGTGCTGTGGGAGTTAAGGCGTTGACCACTGTGGCCGAAGTGAAACCACAAGGCTTGAGAatagaaattaaaagcaaaaataaagtccGGCCTGGGTCTCTCTTTGATGAAGTAAGAAAGACCGCGCGCTTAAACCGTAGACCAAGAAATCAGGAAAGCTCAAGTGATGAGCAGACGCCTAGTCGGGACGGTGAGAGCCAGTCCAGGAGTCCGAGTAGATCTCGAAGCAAATCCGAAACCAAATCAAGGCACAGAGCAAGGTCTGCCTCCTATAGTCACTCAAGAAGTCGGTCGAGAAGTTCCACGTCTTCTTATCG ATCAAGAAGCTACTCTAGAAGTCGGAGCAGAGGCTGGTACAGCAGAGGCCGGACCAGAAGCCGGAGCAGTTCCTACCGCAGTTACAAAAGTCACAG CAGGTCCTACACCTACGACAGTTACGATAGCAGGAGTCGGAGTCGAAGTAGAAGCCAGAGAAGCGACAGTTACCGCCGAGGCAGAAGTTACAATCGGCGGTCCAG GAGTTGTAGATCTGACGGCTCTGACAGTGAAACTGACCGAAGTTACTCCCATCACCGGAGCCCCAGTGAAAGCAGCAGATACAGTTGA